TTGTCTCTGACCAAGATAGGGTGCTGCTGGTAGGAGTGCAGACAGAAGATATCTCAGTTCAACGATTTGAAGATGGACTTGCAGAACTTGTGCGTTTGGTTGAAAGTGCTGGAGGAATTGTACTCGATACAATGCGGCAAAAGCGCGATCGCCCACATCCTCAAACAGTAGTCGGTAAGGGAAAAATTGAAGAAATCACCCTTTTGGCTCAAAAACAAAGAGCTAATCTAATCGTTTTTGACCGAGATATTTCTGCATCTCAAGCCCGTAATTTAGAACAGGAAATAGGCATCCGAGTTGTAGACCGCACAGAAGTAATTTTGGATATTTTCGCTCAACGCGCTCGCACTCAAGAGGGTAAATTACAAGTAGAACTGGCGCAACTCGAATATATGTTACCTCGGTTACGTGGTCGCGGTCAGGAGATGTCTCGATTAGGTGCGGGGATTGGTACGCGAGGTCCTGGTGAAACAAAACTAGAGACCGAACGGCGAACAATTCAACGACGAATCAATCAGTTACAGCAGGAAGTAAACGATTTACAAGCACATCGCGCCCGGATTAGACAACAACGACAACAGCAAGAAATTCCAGTTTTAGCATTAGTTGGTTATACCAATGCTGGTAAATCTACTTTGCTGAATGTGTTAACCAATGCGGAGGTTTTCACAGCAGACCAACTATTTGCTACCCTCGACCCAACAACCCGCAAGGTGGTAATTACAGAACCCGAAACACAAGAACGTCGCTCGATTTTGCTTACAGATACTGTAGGGTTTATTCACGAACTCCCGCCACCACTGATGGATGCGTTTCGCGCCACATTGGAGGAAGTAGTTGAGGCAGATGCGATGATTCATGTTGTGGATTTATCCCATCCAGCTTGGGAAAGCCATATTACAAGTGTGCTGGAAATACTTGAAGAAATGCCTGAGATTCCAGAAAAAAGTTTGATTGCTTTTAACAAGGTTGACAAAGTAGATAGCGAAACCTTGGACAGAGTTCAACAAGATTATCCCGAAGCTGTTTTTATATCAGCAACTCAGCGCTTGGGTTTAGAGACTTTAAAAATGCGATCGCTGCAACTAATTGACGAACCTGTTAAAGCGATTGCAGTCCCACAAAATTCATACTAACAAGAAGGAAATATATGATACCGACCATCATTGTTCACGGTGGAGCAAAAACCATCACAGACGACAAAGTTACAGCCAATAATGCAGGCTGTACAGCAGCAGCAGAAGCTGGTTGGGCAGTGCTAATTAGCGGAGGTACTGCCGCAGAAGCTGTGGAAGCAGCTACCCGTGTTTTGGAAGCTGACCCGACATTTAACGCTGGTCTTGGTGCAACTCTTAACAGCGACGGAGAGGTGGAGTTAGACGCGGCGATCATGGAAGGCTCTTTAAGTTGGGGAGCGATCGCAGCAGTTCAGGGTGTACGTCATCCAATCTCGGTTGCCCGAAAAATTATGGATGATAAACCCAGATTACTAGTAGCGCGGGGTGGAGAACGCTTTGCCATAGATTGTGGTGCCGAAATGTGTAAAAAAGAAGACCTAATAGCTGAGGAGCAATGGCAGCAGTGGAAAGAAGATCGAGAAGTAATCGATCGCCCTAACACCATAGGTTGTGTTGCTTTGGATGCTAGCGGTGTTTTAGCTGCTGGTACTTCAACTGGCGGGACTACAAAGCAGCAACAAGGTCGCGTCGGTGACACTGCGCTTGTTGGCTGTGGCTTATATGCTGATAATAAATTCGGCGCTTGTTCAACAACAGGTGATGGCGAGTCGATTATCCCGGTGGTTTTAGCTAAAACTGCGATCGATTTTTTGAGTGGAGACCGGCATCCAGATGAAGCCGCACAGATGGCAATTGACGCTTTGGTTTCTAAGGTTAAAGGTGAAGCTGGGTGCATCCTCATAGACCGTCAAGGACGTGTTGGCTGGGCGTATAACTCATCACACATGGCTTGTGCTTATATGACCGCAGGACAAGACAAGGTGGCTGCCTTTACCAAGAAATAACTCATATCAATTCGTAATGGATTATGCCCCGCTACGCTAAGGAAATACGTAATTAATGAAACCAAATTAAATCTGAGCTTTCAAGTCTGAATATATAGCTCAATACGCTTGGGTTAAGAAGAATAGTAGGTTGGGTTGAGCAACAACGAAACCCAACAAAGCTTTGATAATGCACTTGCTACCCTACGGGGAAGCAACCTACGCCAATTTTAGTTTTCAGCCTTAACGAACCGTATCGCTAGATGGCAAAGACTTAATCATTCTGTCGGCTTTAGAGAAGGCTAAATACGGAAAAATATACACCGAAATTAATGCGATCGTTACTGCTGAAACTATCCAAAAAATTAAATCATATACTTAATTTTTATAGATGTAAATTCTCTACCAAAAACTATAAACAATAACATATATAATTTGTTTCTATTTAAATGTATTTAATAAGGATAACAAACATGAAATTTCAAATTGAGTGTAATACAGACAAAATTAACAAAATATGTTTAATTTGTCAGCAAAACTTTCAGACACATGAAGCCAGATTAATTGTATGCAATGACCAAGGCGAAGGCTATGGAGATATTTGCTATGAATGTAGAGCTAATGGCGGTAGTTGGGTTCAATCTCAACTCCAAAAATTTAGCCATAAACTACTAGCTTTCAAATGATTTTAATGAGATTAAAATTGGAAGGAAGTGATAGTGAATAATTCCAGGATTATAGGAAGCGGTTTTAGCCTTTAAAATAGGGTTAGAGCCGCTTTTTAAGAGTAAGTTTAATTAAGTTTATATTGCATAACTAACATAGCTTGATTTATAGTTAGCTATTTATTTAATAGATTAAATTGTGGCTAATTCAATTACATTATTTTTTTGTGATGAAGTTTTAATATAGCAAATTATTATTTAAACTACGACTTAAGTTTTCAGAAGAATAATCTAAGTTAGATAACTGAATGAATAAACTAAAAATTGGTACTAGTGGTTGGGTTTATAAACATTGGATGGATATTTTCTATCCACCAAATTTACCTAGCGACCAGCAACTATCATTTTACGCCCAACATTTTGCTACTGTAGAAATTAACTTTTCCTTTTATCGTTTGCCAGAACGGTCTGTCTTTGAGACTTGGCACAAGCAAACACCCTCTAACTTTCTCTTTGCTGTTAAAGGTAGCCGCTATCTCACCCACATGAAGAAGTTAAAAGACCCGATAGAGCCACTATCTCGCATAATGGAACGCGCATCTGGACTGCAAGAAAAGCTCGGCCCTATTTTATTTCAATTTCCTCATACTTGGCATATTAATATTGAACGTCTTCAGCCCTTTTTAGAATTGCTGCAAACCTATCCAAAACAAAAATTTACAGTTGAATTTCGTCATTCAAGCTGGCTGATTCCACAAGTTTATCAACTACTAGAAACTGCGGGTGTAGGCCTTTGTCTACCTGTCAGCCCAACAGTTCCCCTTGATATCTGTTTGACTGCCCCTTGGACTTATATCCGTATGCACAGTGGGCAATGGAATGTAGGTTATACCGATGAAGAGCTATCTACATGGGTTGAACGTATCCGTTCATTTCTAATGCAGGAAATTGACGTTTACGTGTATTTCAACAACGACCCCGATGGAAACGCTATTCGTGATGCTCAACGACTCTATTGTTTGCTGGGATCTTGTTGAAATACATAATTGAAAACTTATTATTCGACTTCTATCAGATCAGTTGGCTGCTTGATTGGGAATAAAAATCGCATTAGCTGGCCTAGTGGTATAGAGCGTTGCTCTTGAACAAAAACTAAGGGTACAAGTGCAACCATCCGTAGTAAGCCTGAGATAACAAATAGCCCCAGCAAACCCGCAGCACCAAGGAGAGTTGCTAGAAAGCCACCAGCAGTAATACCCATTGCTCCAGTGATACCAGCAATTGCACCTGCGATCGCAAAATAACTGGACTGATAACGTAGCGGTGCTATTCCCATCATCAAATTGTTAGTACACAAATCAATTGCCGCCCACGTCCCGCCAGCTAGTATGTGCAACAAGGGTAGCCAGATCCAAAAAGAAATGCGATCGCTTCCAACAAAAAGCCACAGCAGAGGTGTCACCGCCACTAA
The Nostoc punctiforme PCC 73102 genome window above contains:
- the hflX gene encoding GTPase HflX → MQKIYGNVQGIKASQIKRLQQLYEQNQPADRFITPEFAQALATISQQIHHPICCYLNRRGQVIRIAVGTPIQTQIPPEELPRRSAERLSGIRCIATQVKSEPPDEAALIAMMRQRLDALVMLTAIDGKVKEAFLSYLFPDSESPWVISPPLSLDDLTEQEFDELVHEWEREIVDAGDGIFLSQEIVSDQDRVLLVGVQTEDISVQRFEDGLAELVRLVESAGGIVLDTMRQKRDRPHPQTVVGKGKIEEITLLAQKQRANLIVFDRDISASQARNLEQEIGIRVVDRTEVILDIFAQRARTQEGKLQVELAQLEYMLPRLRGRGQEMSRLGAGIGTRGPGETKLETERRTIQRRINQLQQEVNDLQAHRARIRQQRQQQEIPVLALVGYTNAGKSTLLNVLTNAEVFTADQLFATLDPTTRKVVITEPETQERRSILLTDTVGFIHELPPPLMDAFRATLEEVVEADAMIHVVDLSHPAWESHITSVLEILEEMPEIPEKSLIAFNKVDKVDSETLDRVQQDYPEAVFISATQRLGLETLKMRSLQLIDEPVKAIAVPQNSY
- a CDS encoding isoaspartyl peptidase/L-asparaginase family protein; the encoded protein is MIPTIIVHGGAKTITDDKVTANNAGCTAAAEAGWAVLISGGTAAEAVEAATRVLEADPTFNAGLGATLNSDGEVELDAAIMEGSLSWGAIAAVQGVRHPISVARKIMDDKPRLLVARGGERFAIDCGAEMCKKEDLIAEEQWQQWKEDREVIDRPNTIGCVALDASGVLAAGTSTGGTTKQQQGRVGDTALVGCGLYADNKFGACSTTGDGESIIPVVLAKTAIDFLSGDRHPDEAAQMAIDALVSKVKGEAGCILIDRQGRVGWAYNSSHMACAYMTAGQDKVAAFTKK
- a CDS encoding DUF72 domain-containing protein, whose amino-acid sequence is MNKLKIGTSGWVYKHWMDIFYPPNLPSDQQLSFYAQHFATVEINFSFYRLPERSVFETWHKQTPSNFLFAVKGSRYLTHMKKLKDPIEPLSRIMERASGLQEKLGPILFQFPHTWHINIERLQPFLELLQTYPKQKFTVEFRHSSWLIPQVYQLLETAGVGLCLPVSPTVPLDICLTAPWTYIRMHSGQWNVGYTDEELSTWVERIRSFLMQEIDVYVYFNNDPDGNAIRDAQRLYCLLGSC